AAACCATTGCTGGGTGTAATAACCTATGCTATTCCTTTTGATGGATATATTTACTATACTTCTGAACGGATAATACTTTTTACCATCATAACGTTTGCCATAAGTATTTTGTTATTTGTTGTTATCAGATGGAATCCATATAAGGATATTAAGGAACTGTTTGACAAAAAATAAAGGATATAAACTATACAGTGAATTTAATTTAACAGTAACTATCGCTTAAAAATTAGAAAGTAAGGAAGTAATTATGGCTGATCATAAGAAAACCCTTGTGATTGTTGAGTCACCAACAAAAGCAAAAACAATACATAAATATTTAGGAAAAGACTATATCATTGCTTCGTCAATGGGACATATCATTGATTTGCCCAAATCACGGTTAGCAGTTGATGTGAATAATGATTTTAAACCTGAATATATCCCAATTCGCGGTAAGGCAAAGTTAATAAACGATTTAAAAAAGAAAGCAAGCGAAGCAAACAATGTTTTACTTGCAACTGACCCCGACCGTGAAGGTGAAGCTATATCATGGCATCTGTCTAATGTTTTGAAAGAAAAAAATCCAGATATAAAGCGTATTGAATTTCATGAGATAACTGAAGAAGCAATAAAAGAAGCTGTTGAAAGAGCTCGTGACATCAATATGGATTTGGTAAATGCACAGCAAGCTCGTCGTATTCTGGATAGGCTTGTGGGTTATTATTTAAGCCCTATATTATGGAAGAAGGTTAAGAAGGGATTGTCAGCAGGAAGAGTTCAGTCTGTTGCGTTGCGGGTTATCTGTGAGCGGGAAAAAGAAATTGAAAGTTTTATTCCGCAGGAATACTGGACCCTTGATGCGCTGTTTGAACATCATAAGCAGGAATTTGTAGCATCACTTGTTTCAGAAAACGGAAATAAAATAGAATTAAAAACAAAGAACGATGTTGACAGGGTATTAAAGCTTATAGAAGGCAAACCGTTTACTGTAAGCAATGTTGAACAAAAAGAACGAAGAAGAAAACCTCAGGCTCCATACATTACCAGCAAATTGCAACAGGATGCTGCCAGGCGTTTAGGGTTTTCTGCAAGTAAGACCATGATGGTGGCACAACAATTGTATGAAGGGGTTACCATATCAGGCGAAGGGCAGGTTGGTTTGATTACCTACATGCGTACAGATTCAACGCGTGTGGCTCCTGCAGCACTGTCTTCCGTGAGGGATTATCTTAGTAAAAATTTTTCCAAAGAGTATATGCCCCAATCACCAAATTTTTATCCAAACAAAAAGGGTGCACAGGATGCCCATGAAGCAATACGTCCAACCAATGTATTCAGGACTCCAGAATCAATTAAAAACGATTTAACACCAGACCAGTACAAGCTGTATTCTTTGATATGGAAGCGGTTTGTTTCATCGCAGATGACGCCAGAGGTTTCTTTAGTAGTTACCGTTACCATGAATGTTGAAGATTTTGAATTCAGGGCAACAGGTAGCAGGGTTTTGTTTAATGGTTTCACGGTAATAGAAAAAGAGGAAAGTGCTGAAAAGAAGATACTTCCACCACTGGAAGTGGGGCAGGTTCTTGTCCCAAAATCATTTGACCCGCAGCAGCATTTTACTTCACCACCACCGCGATATAATGAAGCATCGCTGGTAAAATTTTTGGAAGAATCAGGTATTGGCAGGCCTTCCACGTATGCTCCAACCATAAATACGCTGTTAAAGCGGTATTATGTGACCAAACGTGGGAAACAGCTGGTGCCCACTGTGCTTGGTAGGCTGGTGAATGATATTATGGTTTCTTATTTTGAATCGCTTATCAATATTGATTTTACTGCCAGGATGGAAGAAAAGCTGGATTTGATTGAAGAAGCGCATAATGACTGGGTTAGCATGATAAAAGAGTTTTACGAACCTTTCAAGTTGACTGTACATCACGCCGAAGAACATATAGAGGACATGAAAAATATCCTTGATGAAGAAACTGATCTGGTGTGCGAAAAATGCGGTAGTAAAATGGTAAAACGTTTGGGCAAATATGGATTCTTTTTGGCATGTTCAGCGTTCCCAAAATGTTCCAATGCAAAACCTTTGCCGCTTGGCAAATGCCCCAAGTGTGCAGGTGATGTAATCAAACGTTCATCAAAACGACGCGGTGCATTTTATGCTTGTAACAGGTATCCGGAATGTGATTTTGCTACCCGTGAACAGGCATCAGAACATGCATGCCCCAAATGTGGAAGCTTGCTATTTATACGGAAAATAAAGAAAAAAGGCGAGATGCTTGTATGTTTGAATGAGCAGTGTGGATATACCGTAACACTGTTAGACGAAGATAAAACAGATGCGGAGGCACATGTAAGCTGATACGTATGGATCACTATATTGATACATTTATGCGGTACCTTATTGCTGAAAAAAATGCATCACCTTTGACTATTGAATCATATAGCAAAGACCTGACTCAATTCATGGAATTTTTATATGAAACGGTTGACCCTGAATCAGTTACTATCGCCACTATAACAACAAATGATATACGTGATTTCATTGATTATTGCTTTGAAAAAGGTAATGAACTTTCAACAATTGGACGAAAGGTTGCAACATTAAAATCCTTTTTCAAGTATCTGGAATTTCATAACTATATTGACAGCAACCCTGCCCGCGACATCCATTACTCCAAACAAAGTAAATTTTTGCCAACGTTTTTAACCTTTGATCAAATTAAAAAACTAACGTCATTTGAGTGCAAAAGTTTTGGCGACTATCGTGACAGGGCACTGCTGGAAATGTTTTATTCCACGGGAGCTAGAGTTTCAGAAATAGCAAATGCTAACATTGATGATTGTGATTGTACTAAAGGAAGATTAAAGGTGCTGGGCAAAGGGTCAAAAGAAAGAATTGTGTTTATGAATGAAACTTCCATCACGGCGTTGAAAGAATATCTGGACGAACGCAAAAAAAAATTCAATTGTTTAACCAGCCCCTTATTTGTAAATAATAATGGCAAACGATTGACAACCAGAGGCATTTTTTATATTATTGATAAAAGAGCAAATATGGCGCAGTTATGGAAATCGGTTACACCGCATGTATTGCGACATAGCTTTGCAACTGAATTACTCAACAGGGGTGCTGATATCAGGGCTGTGCAGGATATGTTGGGGCATGCGAGTATTTCAACAACACAGCGATATACTCACACCACAACAGAGCGCTTAAAAGAATTGTACCAGAAGTATCATCCCCATGCACACAGGAGACATGATAATGAATAATACTTCAATGCGTGGCACTACAGTACTGGCAATTAAAAAAGACAATACTATTGCCATGGGTTGTGACGGGCAGGTGACGTTAGGTGATACGGTAATTAAAAGTAAAGCAGTAAAACTTCGCAAAGTGTATGATGACAAAATCCTTACTGGTTTTGCAGGTTCGGTGGCTGATGCGCTGACATTGTTTGAACGGTTTGAACAAAAGTTGGAGTCCTATTCGGGCAATATTCCGCGAAGTGTGGTGGAGCTTGCACGTGATTGGCGTTTGGACAGAGCATTGCGCAGGCTGGAAGCGGTGCTGATTGTTGGTAACCCGCAGCATCTTTATTTAATAAGCGGCAACGGTGAAATCATTGAGCCTGATGATGGCATCATTGGTATTGGTTCGGGTGGAAGCTATGCGCTGGCAGCGGCACGAGCGCTGGTACGTAACACAACGTTGAATGCGTATGACATTGTGAAGCAGTCACTGCTTATAGCATCAGAGATATGTATCTATTCAAACAGCAACATCATAATTGAGGAGATTAAAGCATAATGAGTGATATTAATGTACAGTTTCCCGAAGATGGCGACCTCACTCCACGACAGATTGTCAGTGAACTGGATAAATATATTATTGGACAAAAAGACGCAAAGAAATGTGTGGCGATAGCTCTCAGAAACAGAAGCCGCAGGAAAAAATTGGATCCTGAGTTACAGGAAGAAATTGCACCCAAAAATATAATCATGATAGGACCTACTGGTGTTGGCAAAACCGAAATTGCACGCCGATTATCGCGCCTTGTTAATGCGCCATTTATTAAAGTGGAGATTACAAAATATACCGAAGTGGGTTATGTGGGCAGGGATGTTGAGTCCATGATACGCGATTTAACCTCCATTGCAGTGAATATGGTAAAGAAAGAATACAGTGCAATGGTAGAAGAGAAGGCTTTAAAAAATGCCTATGACAAGATAGTTGATATCATCATTCCCAAAAAAGGATTTGAATTTGATGAGCGTCAGATTTCAGGTTTTCATGTTGAAAGGGAATCGATCTTTGAGTCTGACACTTTGTATGAGCAGATGCGCACACAATATTTAGAAGATTTAAAAAGTGGCAAATTAGATGATTTAGAGATTGAATACGAATCTGAAGCACCCAATGTGATACCGGTAATGTCAATTATGGGTGGGTCTGGCCTTGAGGATATAGATTTGCAGATTCAATCCATGTTAGGCGATTTGATGCCAAAAAAAATCTAAGCGAAAAAAAAGTACCGTTAAAGATGCACTACGTATATTTATTGCTGAAGAAACCGAAAAGCTTATAGATATGGAAAAAGTAACCAACGAAGCTATACGGCGTGTTGAAGATATGGGGATAGTCTTTATAGATGAAATAGATAAAATTGCCGGTGCTGAATCAAAGACAGGGCCTGATGTATCACGGCAGGGGGTACAGAGGGATTTGCTACCCATAGTTGAAGGTACAACTGTCAATACTAAATATGGGCCGGTAAAAACCAATCATATACTTTTCATTGCAGCAGGTGCATTCAATATTTCAAAGCCTTCTGACCTTATTCCTGAGTTGCAGGGACGTTTTCCAATACGAGTGGAGCTTTCTTCATTAACAGAGGAAGACTTCAGGAAAATACTGACAGTGCCAAAAAATTCACTTACCCTTCAATATAAAGAGCTTCTAAAAACTGAAGGTGTTACCATTGAGTTTACGGATGACGGTATTGCCGAAATAGCAAAGACAGCACAGATACTCAATGAAGAGCATGAAAATATTGGTGCGCGAAGATTGCATACCATTATGGAAAAACTTCTGGAAGACATACTTTTTGATGCGCCCGATTTAGATGATGCCCATAAAAACTTTGTGATAAATGCTGAATTTGTCAAAGCCAAGTTGGGGCCAACCATTAAAAATAAAGACCTATCACGATATATACTGTAGTGATGTTTTGTTATACGTATATACACTGTAGTCGATTATGATGGTAGGTATATATCTATTTTCAAATTTTTTTAAAAAATGGCAAATTAAATAATAAGGTGTAACAAAATAGAAAATATTTTTCTTTGGCACTTTCTTTTGTTGCCGATGGGAGAAAAAAGTGCATACTGTAACGATGGAGCAGGCTTGTTTTTTTAGACGTAAAAAGCGGCAAAAGAGGGCAAATAAGAACAAAAGGATGGAAATCTTTGTATGAGGTTTTACCGGGACGGCTTAATGGTACACTTATAACTTAAACTTGCAAATAGTTATTATAAAAATATAAAAATAGTAATTGACAAATATAAATAATATGTTATAATATTTTAATTCATTATAAAAATATATACTGGTGAGGTTTGCCGTGAGCCAAAATGAACGGTTACAGTATATAGATAGCGCTATCAGAGAAAAAGGTGTAGTAACTGTACAGGAGGTGGCTTCAAAATTTGAAGTTTCTACACGAACCGTAAAACGCGATATTGAATATTTGCGGGATACCATTGGAGCTCCACTTCAATATATTTCCCATAAAAAGGGCTATTGCTATACCGTACCATTTGATTATTTTACCTATCGAAATGAGCGGATGTTTTTGTTCTATGTTTTTTTAACGCGTATACTTGAAAGTCCCACACACTTTCCATTTGTTGATAAAACTATCGTTCATACCATCAAGCAAGCAATAAGAACAACATTCTTACCGCTTATCTCGCGTATTACGTATGAACTTGAAGAGTGGGAAGAGCTTGAC
This genomic interval from Spirochaetota bacterium contains the following:
- a CDS encoding HTH domain-containing protein; protein product: MSQNERLQYIDSAIREKGVVTVQEVASKFEVSTRTVKRDIEYLRDTIGAPLQYISHKKGYCYTVPFDYFTYRNERMFLFYVFLTRILESPTHFPFVDKTIVHTIKQAIRTTFLPLISRITYELEEWEELDIELFSKLFTAMRNQKVIDITYIDANGKLTNRTIAP
- the xerA gene encoding site-specific tyrosine recombinase/integron integrase, which gives rise to MDHYIDTFMRYLIAEKNASPLTIESYSKDLTQFMEFLYETVDPESVTIATITTNDIRDFIDYCFEKGNELSTIGRKVATLKSFFKYLEFHNYIDSNPARDIHYSKQSKFLPTFLTFDQIKKLTSFECKSFGDYRDRALLEMFYSTGARVSEIANANIDDCDCTKGRLKVLGKGSKERIVFMNETSITALKEYLDERKKKFNCLTSPLFVNNNGKRLTTRGIFYIIDKRANMAQLWKSVTPHVLRHSFATELLNRGADIRAVQDMLGHASISTTQRYTHTTTERLKELYQKYHPHAHRRHDNE
- the hslV gene encoding ATP-dependent protease subunit HslV encodes the protein MNNTSMRGTTVLAIKKDNTIAMGCDGQVTLGDTVIKSKAVKLRKVYDDKILTGFAGSVADALTLFERFEQKLESYSGNIPRSVVELARDWRLDRALRRLEAVLIVGNPQHLYLISGNGEIIEPDDGIIGIGSGGSYALAAARALVRNTTLNAYDIVKQSLLIASEICIYSNSNIIIEEIKA
- the topA gene encoding type I DNA topoisomerase, yielding MADHKKTLVIVESPTKAKTIHKYLGKDYIIASSMGHIIDLPKSRLAVDVNNDFKPEYIPIRGKAKLINDLKKKASEANNVLLATDPDREGEAISWHLSNVLKEKNPDIKRIEFHEITEEAIKEAVERARDINMDLVNAQQARRILDRLVGYYLSPILWKKVKKGLSAGRVQSVALRVICEREKEIESFIPQEYWTLDALFEHHKQEFVASLVSENGNKIELKTKNDVDRVLKLIEGKPFTVSNVEQKERRRKPQAPYITSKLQQDAARRLGFSASKTMMVAQQLYEGVTISGEGQVGLITYMRTDSTRVAPAALSSVRDYLSKNFSKEYMPQSPNFYPNKKGAQDAHEAIRPTNVFRTPESIKNDLTPDQYKLYSLIWKRFVSSQMTPEVSLVVTVTMNVEDFEFRATGSRVLFNGFTVIEKEESAEKKILPPLEVGQVLVPKSFDPQQHFTSPPPRYNEASLVKFLEESGIGRPSTYAPTINTLLKRYYVTKRGKQLVPTVLGRLVNDIMVSYFESLINIDFTARMEEKLDLIEEAHNDWVSMIKEFYEPFKLTVHHAEEHIEDMKNILDEETDLVCEKCGSKMVKRLGKYGFFLACSAFPKCSNAKPLPLGKCPKCAGDVIKRSSKRRGAFYACNRYPECDFATREQASEHACPKCGSLLFIRKIKKKGEMLVCLNEQCGYTVTLLDEDKTDAEAHVS